Proteins co-encoded in one Hemibagrus wyckioides isolate EC202008001 linkage group LG26, SWU_Hwy_1.0, whole genome shotgun sequence genomic window:
- the lig4 gene encoding DNA ligase 4, protein MVTRKRRPETRKCSDIQPCNIWPVRFFVQTQTSPMEGPSKDERTEETSSSAATPKTSVAAQVPFLDLCTVLENIQKAKHRPDKAKSLKDFIDSWRKFHAALHKDNPSTTDSFYPALRLIVPPFERERMAYGIKENMLAKLYIEVLGLPKSGPEANKLLNYRAPTTSKGESGDFALTAYFVLKKRCTSQGKLTIKEVNDFLDSVAMNNASKQKDLVKKSLLHLITQSSALEQKWLIRMILKDMKLGISKETVLQVFHSDAPELYNVTTDLDKVCRQLHDPSVSLNEVSIGLFSAFKPMLAGIANIRQVEKQMGNQVFYIETKLDGERIQLHKDGDVYKYYSRNSFEYTQQFGASPLEGSITPYIHNIFKSHVVSCILDGEMMAYNPTTETFMQKGSKFDVKRLMDDSDLQPCFCVFDVLLVNDQKFGNEPLKKRYDTLQTVFTPVKGRIQLVQNTEAKTRQEVINALNEAIDNREEGIMVKDPMSIYKPDKRGEGWLKIKPEYVDGLMDELDLLIVGGYWGKGRRSGMLSHFLCAVAETPCPGEKPTVFHTLCRIGSGYTMKELYELGLKLAKHWKVYRKNSPPAGILCGTEKPEVYIEPRNSVIIQVKAAEIVTSDMYKTNCTLRFPRIERIREDKEWNECMTLDELNQFRDKASGKLASRHLHLQEDDLEKKKRKLTSKPKKTIGIVDHFKSQDLSAVTKETDMFEDVEFCVMSGSGTHSKADLEKAVARCGGIVVQNPGKDTYCVIAGVENVRVKNLISSNQHDVVWASWLLECLDRKQVLPWQPRHMIHMSPSTKEHFAKEYDHYGDSYYVDTDEQQLRDVFSRMGPDEVDAVSIASIEQTYGLDDLSTSMFRPYRAYFDGCTEIGNPETLSVDTCLDFRALEFRFHGGTVVGELEEGISHVVVEGEERLPEIKTHRRLFTKKFKIVRETWVTDSINAGHILNDNDYLV, encoded by the exons ATGGTAACCCGGAAAAGACGTCCAGAAACAAGGAAGTGTTCAGACATCCAGCCGTGTAACATCTGGCCAGTTCGTTTCTTCGTGCAAACGCAG ACATCACCAATGGAGGGCCCGTCCAAAGACGAGAGAACAGAGGAAACATCCAGTAGTGCTGCTACACCTAAAACATCTGTGGCTGCACAAGTGCCATTTCTTGACCTGTGTACTGTTCTTGAGAATATCCAGAAAGCCAAACATCGACCAGACAAGGCCAAAAGCTTAAAGGATTTCATAGATTCATGGAGAAAGTTTCATGCAGCTCTTCACAAAGATAACCCCAGCACTACAGATTCATTTTACCCAGCCCTGCGTCTTATTGTGCCTCCTTTTGAAAGGGAGAGAATGGCCTATGGTATTAAAGAAAACATGTTAGCCAAGCTCTACATTGAAGTCTTAGGTCTTCCAAAATCTGGGCCAGAGGCAAACAAACTTCTCAATTACAGAGCCCCTACTACATCCAAAGGAGAATCTGGAGACTTTGCCCTTACTGCTTACTTTGTCCTCAAAAAGAGATGCACAAGCCAGGGTAAGCTGACTATCAAAGAGGTCAATGACTTCTTGGATTCAGTAGCTATGAATAATGCCAGCAAACAGAAAGACCTTGTGAAGAAAAGCCTTCTACATTTGATTACTCAAAGCTCAGCACTAGAACAGAAGTGGCTTATTCGGATGATCCTGAAAGACATGAAACTTGGGATTAGCAAGGAGACTGTTCTCCAGGTTTTTCACTCAGATGCTCCAGAGCTCTATAATGTCACTACAGACTTGGACAAGGTGTGCAGACAGCTACACGACCCCTCTGTTTCCTTGAACGAGGTGTCCATCGGCCTGTTTTCTGCCTTCAAACCCATGCTTGCGGGTATCGCAAACATCCGCCAAGTGGAGAAACAGATGGGGAACCAGGTTTTCTATATTGAGACCAAGCTGGATGGTGAGCGCATTCAACTTCATAAGGATGGAGATGTATACAAGTACTACAGTCGTAACTCATTCGAATACACGCAGCAGTTTGGGGCCTCACCACTAGAGGGTTCCATCACACCGTATATCCACAATATCTTCAAATCCCATGTTGTCAGTTGCATcttggatggagagatgatggcTTATAACCCTACCACAGAGACCTTCATGCAAAAAGGCAGCAAATTTGATGTCAAGCGCCTAATGGATGACTCTGATTTACAGCCatgcttttgtgtgtttgaCGTTTTGCTTGTCAATGACCAGAAGTTTGGAAACGAGCCTCTCAAGAAGCGTTACGACACTCTGCAGACAGTTTTCACACCCGTCAAAGGCCGGATCCAGCTGGTACAAAACACTGAAGCCAAAACCAGGCAGGAAGTGATAAATGCCCTCAATGAAGCTATTGACAATCGCGAAGAAGGCATCATGGTCAAAGACCCCATGTCCATTTATAAGCCAGATAAACGTGGTGAAGGCTGGCTGAAGATCAAACCTGAATATGTTGATGGCCTGATGGATGAATTGGATTTGTTAATAGTGGGGGGCTACTGGGGGAAAGGCAGACGGAGTGGAATGTTGTCCCACTTTCTCTGTGCTGTTGCAGAAACTCCATGTCCTGGAGAGAAGCCAACAGTGTTCCATACACTCTGTCGAATTGGATCAGGCTACACCATGAAGGAGCTCTATGAGCTTGGCCTGAAACTGGCCAAACACTGGAAAGTTTATCGCAAGAATAGCCCTCCGGCTGGCATTTTGTGTGGAACAGAGAAGCCAGAGGTTTACATCGAGCCAAGAAACTCTGTGATCATTCAAGTCAAAGCAGCAGAGATTGTTACCAGTGACATGTACAAAACTAACTGCACTCTGCGCTTCCCCAGAATCGAGAGGATCCGAGAGGACAAAGAATGGAATGAGTGTATGACCTTGGATGAGCTAAATCAGTTCCGTGATAAAGCCTCTGGTAAGCTGGCATCCAGGCACCTTCACCTTCAGGAAGACGACTTGGAGAAGAAGAAACGCAAACTCACATCCAAGCCCAAAAAGACCATTGGCATTGTTGACCACTTCAAATCTCAAGACCTGTCCGCAGTCACCAAAGAGACCGACATGTTCGAAGACGTGGAAttctgtgtgatgagtggaagTGGCACGCATTCCAAAGCCGATCTTGAGAAGGCTGTGGCCCGTTGCGGAGGCATCGTAGTCCAGAACCCTGGAAAGGACACATACTGTGTGATTGCAGGAGTTGAGAACGTGCGGGTGAAGAACCTCATCAGTTCAAACCAACATGACGTAGTATGGGCTTCCTGGCTCCTGGAATGTCTGGACAGGAAACAGGTGCTACCATGGCAACCACGACACATGATCCACATGTCCCCTTCAACAAAGGAACACTTTGCGAAAGAGTATGATCACTATGGAGACAGTTACTACGTCGACACAGATGAGCAGCAGCTGAGGGATGTCTTCAGCAGAATGGGGCCGGATGAAGTGGATGCAGTGTCCATAGCTTCAATCGAGCAGACGTACGGCTTGGATGACCTGTCCACTAGTATGTTCAGACCTTACCGTGCCTACTTTGATGGATGTACTGAGATCGGAAATCCAGAAACTCTTAGTGTGGATACGTGTCTGGATTTTCGGGCTCTGGAATTTCGCTTTCATGGGGGCACGGTGGTAGGAGAACTAGAAGAAGGCATCTCACATGTAGTCGTGGAGGGTGAAGAGAGATTACCGGAGATAAAGACACACAGACGCCTCTTTACTAAGAAGTTTAAAATCGTTCGAGAAACATGGGTGACCGATTCTATTAATGCAGGACACATACTTAATGACAACGATTACCTTGTATAA